The window AAAGCCAGCTTTACCAGAACTCAACACCACAGATACATCTTTGATTTTGGTACTGAACTGCTATTTAGTAGCGTCGAGAAGCACCACCTCGATTTTCCCAGTTGCCCCCTGGAGAACTTCTTTCTTCTCGGGGTCTTGCCTTATTAACCTTGAGGTCACGCCCCATCCACTCAGCACCATCCAGGGCTTCAATGGCCGCTGTTTCTTCTGCCTCTGTTTCCATTTCTACAAAGGCAAACCCTCTTAAACGCCCTGTTTCTCGGTCTGTAGGTAACTGAACCCGTTTGACAGTGCCATATTCCGCAAAAATCTGCGATAGGTCGTCCCGAACCACCTCGAAGGACAAATTTCCGACAAAAATTGACATAATAATATCTCCAGAATCAGAGAATGTAGGGATTTAGATTCGGAGAAATGTTTGTAAATCAATCAAGGTGAATTACTCAGCCGAAAATAAACTTAGTTAAAGTGTAGCATAATTTTGAGAAAATATACGAGAAAATATACATAGAATCTACCGATACAAATGTTGTTGAGACTCTCATTTTGCAGGAACCTAGAGAGTGAAAAAAATGTAGTATGAATCGTGCTTAAACTGGCTTTATATGAGACAAAAATAGTAGTACAATCCTGGCTCAACGGATCTAAGATGGAGATATCTCAGGTGGATGGACTGTGGGCATCAAAGGTGCTGTTGTGCTGGATGCAAGCAATGCTTTTCATTAGCTTATGAGGGTCAAGTTCAGCCGCAAAGGATTGTATTGTCGCCGATGGTCGTCCATGGACACGCGACTGATGGCAATTCCTTTTTGTTGGACTGTAGATGTTTTCAAAATGACCCATGCGCGTTCATTCAGCAGCCCTGTCAACTTTCCTGCCGTGAACAAGCCCCCTCACGTTGACAGCTAAAAACTCACTTGCAAGGGAAATCTTATTCCCCACCCATCGACAGTTGAGCTATTTCTCGCTGCTACAACTGTGCAGACTAGCACTGCTTCCTTGGCGGCCCTTCTCCCGATTGACAAATCAGCTCTAGGCTGGTTTGAGTAAAACGTTTCTTCCATGGCATTCAGATCCTGGAGCGATCGCCCATCAGGCGGCAGGGGAATGACGTTGGAGCCAGGGTTTTTAAAATCTTGCAGATGCGGGAAGTGAAGCTCCTGTTGGGAGATATCGTTGGGTGCGGGCGATCGCCACAACCCCATGAACAGCAATTCCAGCCCGTCGTAAAACCTGAGCGGCTGCCCGCGTCGTGGCCCCTGTGGTGTAGATGTCATCCAGGAGCAAGACCGCGGTGCCGGGAGCGGCTTGCCTCCACTCTGGCCCCAACCGAAAGGCATCAACCAAGCTTTGCTCTCGTTGATGCACAGACAGGGTATGGAGTGCCTCAGTGGCTTTAGACCGCTCCACACCCCGGCGCTGGATAGGCAACCCTGTGTAGTGACCAAAGCTTTCAGCCAATAACTCCGCTTGGTTATAGCCCCGCTGCTGGCATTTCGCGGCATGGAGGGGAATCGGCACAATGATTAAGGGTTGAGGGCATCTGCGGATGGCAATGGGAGCTGCTAACCAGGCTTTTCCCAACCAGTGTCCCAAGGGGCGGGCAATTTGCGGCTGGTTTTGATATTTCAAGGCCGCGATCGCCCGTTTCAAGAGACCGTCATAGGTTCCCCAGGCAAATACGGGCAGGGGCGGTTGCCATTCTTGGGTAGGGTAGGGAAGTTGATGGTCGATGAGTTGTCGCTGACAGTCCCGGCAGAAGTCTGCTGTTGTTGATCGCTGGCAAAGCGGGCAACGAGGAGCTAGAAATAAATTCAGCCAATCTCTAAACGGCTGCATATCCCTAGGGCTGAAGGCGATGGCTATGGGGCATTTTTACCATAGCCCGATCGCGCAGAGAAGCTTACAGGTCAAAGTCTTTCTTAAAGCTCTGTCGAGTCAGGGGTTGATCCACGATCAATCCTTCCCCACCCAAAACATCCAGAAGCTTCCCTTCGACCGCCACCCAAACAGGAGCCGAGGGTTGCAGACTAGTTGCGGTATAGACAATCTGGCCCAAGCGCCCGGTCATTGATTCACTGCCACCCCCAGCCGTAAATTCCCGGGACAGGTCAACATGAATCCCATCTGCCTCTAAGCGGACACCCCGGAGTTGGGTACCAGGGGGGATGGTTGTGGTTAAATTGTCCTCAGCTGGACCAGCTAACAATCGTTCAAAGGCAGTTTCCAAAGCCGCATCATTGGATTTAGCTTTGCTCTCAGGGGCGATCTCACCGGGCACTAACTCGGTCTTATTCCCAGCATGTTTCAGCCAGTAGACGCTCACTGACTGCTTGAGAGAAGTTCGGAGCGATCGTAATGGCGGCGGCGTCCCTGGCAAGTGCCCCCAGGTATACCAAGCAGTGCCACCTCCCACAACCAAAATGAGAGCCGCGAAACCCACCAGAACGTTTCTGGGAACCCCACCCACAGGCTTTGGCTCTTGCATCGTCCTACCTCCACACCTTGAACGGTCTAAGTCTTAAAAGACTGGAAATTAAGCATCTGGGTTCCGACTTGTCCAAGCAGGATGGTTCAGTAACGCTGCCATCATCCGTACCCCCCGTAACTGATTGGACAGGGGGAGATGACCTTTGGGAGCCGAGAGATCCCAGGTAAACTCCTGGGGATAGCGCGTCCAGCTATTTCCCTGCTTCCAGCCAATCTTGGGCCAGAACTTAGCCCAGTTTTTACCCACACTCAGCCAGATCTCCCGCTGCACCGAAAAACCAAACCTGCCTGCAGAATGGGTCAACCACAACTGGTTAATGGTCTGGAGGTCAAGAATCGGAAAACTGTCTACCTCGGTGAAGTAGACCCACTTGCGCTGTTCAGCTGTTGTACCGGCGATTTCGCAGAGCTTCTGGAGTGTCAGTTGATCCGCCGCTTGAAAATCTTGCTGGGCTAGCAGAGCTTGAAGGGGGCTGTAATCAACTCCCCGCTGCGATCGCAGCAACCCAGCATTGTCAGCGGACAGAGTGTCTTGAGTAAGGTCTATCATCCAGGGATTCGTTTCAGAGGCCTGTAATTCATCCATCATTGCTCCATTCTACCAATCGCTCCCTGACAGATCCTCTGCTGTTGGGGAAGCTGTCCTGAATTTCAGTTTTTGGGCCATCCATGGGGTAGAAATTGACCGTGGGGAGAAATGCTAACGTGAGCCACTCCCGCTAAAGCAAAGATTCTGGTAGCCTACCAAGGAGGTATACGGCTGGCTGTTGCTAGCCAGGATGCCTTGATTTTTCTCAGGATGCACTGGCATGTACAAGCTGATTACGCCCCCAACCACTGGCTCAAAAATTACCTTCGAGAATGGTG of the Neosynechococcus sphagnicola sy1 genome contains:
- a CDS encoding GerMN domain-containing protein; this translates as MQEPKPVGGVPRNVLVGFAALILVVGGGTAWYTWGHLPGTPPPLRSLRTSLKQSVSVYWLKHAGNKTELVPGEIAPESKAKSNDAALETAFERLLAGPAEDNLTTTIPPGTQLRGVRLEADGIHVDLSREFTAGGGSESMTGRLGQIVYTATSLQPSAPVWVAVEGKLLDVLGGEGLIVDQPLTRQSFKKDFDL
- a CDS encoding GUN4 domain-containing protein → MMDELQASETNPWMIDLTQDTLSADNAGLLRSQRGVDYSPLQALLAQQDFQAADQLTLQKLCEIAGTTAEQRKWVYFTEVDSFPILDLQTINQLWLTHSAGRFGFSVQREIWLSVGKNWAKFWPKIGWKQGNSWTRYPQEFTWDLSAPKGHLPLSNQLRGVRMMAALLNHPAWTSRNPDA
- a CDS encoding RNA recognition motif domain-containing protein, coding for MSIFVGNLSFEVVRDDLSQIFAEYGTVKRVQLPTDRETGRLRGFAFVEMETEAEETAAIEALDGAEWMGRDLKVNKARPREERSSPGGNWENRGGASRRY
- a CDS encoding ComF family protein, which codes for MQPFRDWLNLFLAPRCPLCQRSTTADFCRDCQRQLIDHQLPYPTQEWQPPLPVFAWGTYDGLLKRAIAALKYQNQPQIARPLGHWLGKAWLAAPIAIRRCPQPLIIVPIPLHAAKCQQRGYNQAELLAESFGHYTGLPIQRRGVERSKATEALHTLSVHQREQSLVDAFRLGPEWRQAAPGTAVLLLDDIYTTGATTRAAAQVLRRAGIAVHGVVAIARTQRYLPTGASLPASARF